The following coding sequences are from one Verrucosispora sp. WMMD573 window:
- a CDS encoding HAD family hydrolase, which yields MLSTVVFDADETLVDLRPAVTGGLEAVLAQMRRLTPVAAGVTLADLESDWGAVFGDLAAAPVAEIRRAALARSLDRAGLGAHLDEISELFFARRFALTRPFVDTLPALAALRQRWTLGFATNGNSRAERCGLVGEFAFEVYAHCDGVPKKPAPDFYAAVCAAAGVDPAQVVHVGDNPAHDVVGAQQAGLRAVWLNRRGERLPADVVPDAVVSTLAELPSVLADLSGEADLPPLIRRCSGETSRIDV from the coding sequence ATGCTGAGCACGGTGGTGTTCGATGCCGACGAAACCCTGGTCGATCTGCGTCCGGCCGTCACCGGGGGACTGGAAGCCGTGCTGGCGCAGATGCGGCGGCTGACCCCGGTCGCGGCCGGCGTCACGCTCGCTGACCTGGAATCGGACTGGGGCGCGGTCTTCGGTGACCTGGCCGCCGCGCCGGTGGCCGAGATCCGGCGTGCCGCCCTGGCCCGGTCCCTGGATCGGGCCGGGCTCGGTGCGCACCTGGACGAGATCAGCGAGCTTTTCTTCGCCCGCCGCTTCGCGCTGACCCGGCCGTTCGTCGACACGCTGCCGGCACTGGCGGCTCTGCGTCAACGATGGACGCTGGGCTTCGCCACCAACGGCAACAGCCGCGCCGAACGCTGCGGCCTCGTCGGCGAGTTCGCCTTCGAGGTGTACGCCCATTGCGACGGAGTGCCGAAGAAACCGGCCCCGGATTTCTACGCGGCCGTGTGCGCCGCCGCCGGAGTCGATCCGGCTCAAGTGGTACATGTCGGTGACAACCCGGCCCATGACGTGGTCGGAGCACAGCAGGCTGGCCTGCGGGCCGTGTGGCTGAACCGCCGAGGCGAGCGGTTGCCGGCCGATGTGGTGCCGGATGCCGTGGTCTCGACCCTGGCCGAGCTGCCAAGCGTGCTGGCCGATCTTTCCGGCGAAGCGGATCTTCCGCCGTTAATCCGGCGCTGCTCTGGCGAAACCTCACGCATTGATGTCTGA